DNA from Toxoplasma gondii ME49 chromosome X, whole genome shotgun sequence:
CACCCATTGCCCACATGCATTTCTTCAAAAACATTCGGAGCTCTCTACCAGCAGAGAGATCCAACGGTCTTTCCCTTGGTTCGCGAACTTCCAGGAACCCGCTTCTTCCTAAAACAGCAGCCTCGACGCACGGCGGGCAAACAGCCAGGCCTGAGTCGGCAGACCTGCCCGACTGTCTGCAGACCCCAGCTGCAAATGTGCGTGAGCTACACGTGGCAGCATTTCTGTCACCACAAAAGAAACTGCGTTCATCTAAATGCACCGTTCAACACACCCCTTTCCACTCGTTAACCTCTCGGTCGACGATTGCCGCGAGAAACTTGAATCCATTCGTCTTCCCCAGGTTCGCCTTTGCGGGcgttctccgcttctcgaGCTGCTGTCCGCGATCGCGTTCGTGTCGCTGTCAGGAATAAGACAGTGTgaggaaaaacacacacggCGGGAGTAAAACAGGCGTGGAGAGCTCGGGATCCCCTCTCCCTGTCACGCCCACGAGCAGAAAGGCGCGTCCTACCGAGTCCGCTATCTCCTTTTGGCGCAGATACGTAAAaagatacacatatatattatatgtgGAGATACATATAAAGACAGAGTCAAAGATCACTTCTACGTAAGAGCCAAGTGCCCTACATACATGTGTGTTAGTGAGGGGTACGCGTATAGAGCATGGAGGGAGGGTCTTGGCCACCACAGACAGGGGAAGTGGTAGGCAAGCCAGAGTTCAGACGTTTACTATTTTCgtgcgtttgcatgcattaTCCGCAGCAAGGTACTCCCTTTGCGGCAATCCAGGACAGAAGAACATGCCAGGCAGACCTCTTTCAGTCACAAAGACGCGTCCATCCAGCTCGGAAACCGTTTCGGCAAAAACGAATACCGATGAGATATTGCAAGCCCCACTGCAGCAGTGTTAAGCAGTGCCGTACCTGGGGGACCATCGCAGCCAATCGGCGTCATGCTGGCGTTCGCCATGAGACCAGCGAGGTCCTCCTCCATGTCACATTCTTGATCTGAGGACGAGTCGCCTGAGCCATtggagcgcatgcacaggagCAGAAACTTCTTCACACTAGAACCGCAAGAAAGGACGCAGAAAAGGCAGCTCGCCCCGCTGTGCTCGTCCCAcagtctctccctcgcaGTCGTCTGTACCTTCTCGACGCCGCCCAGATCGCTTCTCGGTGGGGTGGAGAGACAACCGGTAAAAAACAAAACTGAAAAATGCCCAGAAAAGCGCGCGAcactcctgtctccgtcatATGTAGCACGAATCACACGTTACCAGACATCACGAATCCCTTGCAGTGCTTCACTGGTTAACATGAAAACGGATCCCGTTTTCTATTGCATACACAcaatgcatgcgtcgcgcTACTCACTGTTGAGTAATAAGACATGCAATCCATTTGCACTccacacatacacacgcGGTTTGAATGCATCCACCACATCCAGAAGCGTCCTTCCACCCATTCATACTTTGGTGGGGCTGGACGGACAtatgtttctctttcgttttcccaACACAAGACTGCGTCGACCAGCGCCTTGGTTCCGACAGCGTGAATCTGCAAACATTGGGTCCTTAAAAGAGCTTTTTCTTCAGGTTTCAAAGCACTTTTCAAGATCTGCTCTTCAGACGCGAAGCCGAGACACAAGTCCTCTGTCTGCCTTGCTTTTTGCTTTTGCCTCACTCATGTGGCCTGCATTTCCCTCTACATCCTCGCCCAGAGCGCCAGGCTGTCGGTGCCGCGAGCCATCGACCGAAGCAGCTGCGGCGCAACTTTGATGTCTCTCCAGAATCTCcttcgcgagagaaaaatcCCCGCGGCGCGTGCTCGCGTGCAGAGCCACCAAAAGCTCAGCGACTTCCACCTGAAAAACccgagaggcggagaaaacgcatgcagaaaacggTTCTCCCTGCACAAACAAGACTTTCGTGTGGCGAGTGCTCACTCCCGAGCATCATCCAAAGACACGCAAAACACAGACAAACCGGATAAACCACCCCCGATCTTGTAACACACACGCCGCtccacagacacagagagacagagagcccTCATACATAcaatatatgcatgcgtatgtatgtacgtgTATGCAATGTACGGGCATGTATGActatgtttgtatgtatgcatgcatgtttgtgtATAAGAGGTGACTGCAACTGGAGGGGAGAGCCATGGTGAGGAGAACACCTGAGGGATAGATGCGGAAGAACGGAACGCATTTGTTTTGGGATTCTTCTCTAGAGTGGCTTTGCTCACGTCGGACTCATCCTCAGCAATCACGTGGAACATGCCTTCCAACTTCAAGCTCAACTCGCCCGCCAGCCACGTGGAGTTAACTCGacctgagagagaaaaaaacagaactcTCTCTTTTGGAAGCCAGACAGGGGGTGCGTCTCGGGACATTTCAAACGCCATAGACGATTGCTCACATCTCTGTGTCAACAGAAACCTTCTGTATTTCTGCCTAAACCTCTCTTTACACCTCTACTACTTCCATCTTCAAGCATTcaatatatctatatatcaTCTGCCTATATCTACATCTCTCTCGCTACCACAATCTCTCTTCATCactctctgtctatctacATCTATCTACGTCAGAATTtatctgtgtctctttctatCCGTCTCTATCTACATATCTGTGAATCATCTCTATATCTATGTCTACGTCCGCCGGGCAAGCGGATACACTTTTGAACCACGTctttatatatgtgtacaagACCTGAACGTAAAAATACATCCGGAAAGAAAACGTGTTACATCGACGGTGGTTGATATGGCATGTTGACAGCCTCCTAGAGGTAGCCACACTGCATGAATCACTCCATGCACCTCGCTGTATCTAGGCTAGGCAACCGCAGTCGACTCTTCCTGAAGCGCGCTTCGATCTCGcaaagaaacacacaaaagGCGCTTGGCCGCTTGCGTACTCGTGCTGAACGTGTTGACAATCCACTCATAGAGGTCTTGGCGGCGCCGCTGGGGTCCTCGGCCTCCCCACGAGTGCTCCACTGCCAAATTCAGAATTGTCCTGAAAATAGAACGAGAAGTAAGGGAGACAAGCAGGCGAAGACACGAAAACAAGGTGACGGCGAAGACTGCTCTGATATCTGGAGTGGCGGTGCTTCCTTTCGGATCCCCTAGAGTGAAATGAAGCAAGCCCCccaaagggagaggagacggccgaggagacgcgcgaaaaacagtgagagaaggcgacaagagAGCAACGGAAAAACAGCCAGTGGCAGgcgcaaagagagaagaagcgacaacaGGAAGGATAGAGGCGAGAAACCACCGGAAGATGTGGCGGGAAACGACAGCCGAGACCGGCAGCTGGCTCtcaagaagggaggaggtACACGTCAACCTTCCAAGCCAGGAGTCCTCGATGGAGAGGGGATGATGTAGGTACTAACGGATCGCCGGCTTTAGACAACATTCCTCTCCTCATCCCCTCATGCGCTAAAAAAGGTCACCAAAGTAACGCTGATGCGTCGGTTTCTGAAAACGTATTACGCCAACGGTCGGAATGAAGCAAGCATGCATACACCAGGAGTCGTGGCGACGACAGATCGGCCTAGAAGATTCGTCTGCCCGTGAATGGGCTAGGGACGCCGGCGAGGGAGAACTGGCTATGCATTCTACTTCGCAGCTCTTTGCAGAGAAGCTCCGGAACACCAATCTCGAACAGGAGGCAAGAAAAATTCCATACACTCCCCCTGCAAGGCTCGCCTCTGCGAAGGCGCTCGCGACACAGCTACCACCCTTCTGGCGCGTTTCAGCGCGACAAGGGCGAAGCCTGGCGGGGTGTAGACGCCGCGGcaagtgtatgtacactaCAGCAGGTGAGGCATGTACGCACTGCTTGGACTTCCAGCCTCGCGGTCACGCAGATGGAGTCTCGGGCCTCACCACTGAGCAAGAACGGCGGCGACCGCCCGCCTGAAGACTTCGTCCTTGTCTAGAACAGTCATCGTGCCGAAGTTGTTgggaagaagtggaaaaaaacgaaaggcgagggcggaaagaggcgacgaagacaagaagatTCAGACGAGTCGAAGTCGAGAGTCCGGGTGTTTCTTCGATGAAATGGATCACTCCGCGAAAAAAGGCAGTGACTTCGACACCTTCCCTAGCGCCAGCGGGTGTCTCCGCCACCAATCAGAAGTATTAGCGGTtctgcggtgtacatacacctccAGGACCGCCGGCGCTGCCCGCGGGATCCGCGGTCTTGGTTGGAAAGGCGGCTGGgcgcggagaaaaacgccCAGGAAGTCGGAGAATTGAGGGCGGCGTCCGACGGAGAAGGTCGCGaactggaaaagagaggacatGCGGCCCAGCGCCTGAGAAACTCGCTCGAACTCGAACTCGGTTCCTGTGGGGACCTCAAAGGTCCCCAAGGGCGCGGCTTGAGGCGTATTTACAGCAAAGCGAGTGCCTGTGAGAGGGTATCCGCGAGACACGCCAACGCGGAGGTTTGGCAGGACGGGCAACCTCGTTTTCCGCTCGACCcttgcttttttcttttcgagCTCAGGCCAGTCGACCGCAGCCGCGAGAAACCTTCAGATGCATTTCTTGACTGGCAGAAAAGCGCATCAAGTCACAGCGCAGCGAGCGCAGCGCGAACGTGGAGAGGCGgtcaagctgcatgcgcagagtGAGACGAAGTATAGTCCGATTTTCGAAGAGGCCTGCTGTTTTGCCAGGCAAGTCCCCCTCCGCGGCTGGAACGCCGGTAGccagtctttttcttttcgcacTCGGCGCGTAGACTTCTCTAATTGCGTGATACAAAGTGCACCGCAGTGTGTACACTCGgtcctcgttttcccctGACTTTCTGCAGCGCCTTTTGATTTCTGGTTTCGGCGCTTCCTTGTCTTGCCGGCGCCGACACTGTCGCCTCTTTTTCATGTCTTTTTCGCCGTGCCACTTccctctcccgtcttctaCGGTCTCTCCACTCCGTTTTCGACTGGTCGCGAAAAGAACGCAACGGCGCGTTTGCTTTGTCTTCTGTTCTCAGAGACCGACGACTGCCGCCCGCAGCTCGCAACCGTGTCTATcctgtgcgttttcttcctcttttcctctcctttccgcctttttctctttgctttctctgtttttcactTCGGTCCACCCTCcgtttgcgtcttctcttccgtctctctctttccctccgccgtcgccgccAAGTATCTGCCCAGgttcctctctcggctcACCGCCTGTCTCTTGTCTGGCGGCTCCGCAAATTTTCTGTGAAAACCTTTGTTTTTGTTCGTAGCTCCTGTTCCTCTtttgctctctccttttccatTTTTCTTTATGCACGCGAAGATGGCGCCTGGCCGAACAACAGGCAGTTCTGGGTTCTGGTCTCACCTCAGGCGGGCGGCTGTCGAGAAACCTGCGGCCGGAAAGAgcgcctctttcctctgtgtcgtccttttcctctgcgttttcctccctcACTCCACAGAGGCTGTTCTCTTCGAGGTTCCAGGAAGCGGACGCGAGTGCTTCTTTGTCCCGATCAACGCTCCACGCATGAACATCAATGGGTACGCGGCCGGAGCCGATCTCAGAGACCGCTGACGAGAAGGGCGAACAACGGCAAACTGGGCAAATACGCATACGTTTCCGTAGACATCTTCACACGTACACCTTTATAaagatatgcatatagatctgcatatatatatatatatatatatatatagatttatacatatatatatatatatatattcctGCGTGGCATTCAGGGGACGTCCGTGTGTTTAGGAGTGTACGTACGCTTGTGTGCGGACTCGTCGATGCATGTTTGAGCGCGCTTTATTTTCttgagagggaaggaaaacagacTTTGGCAGACAGGCACCGTGAACCCGGTGTGGGGAGAGTGCATGGGAAAGGCGCTCTGTGCTGCGCTCGTCCTTATCGCTGTTGatctcttctgctttgttcttctctctgcttctctcagtCGCTATGAATCTTTCAGAGGAAGCGACCGCGTTCGCGTTAGCGTCGAGGGCCCTGTCGTGCCACCGGATCCTGATCACCCGAAACCTCAAATCAAAAGCCAAgtgctcttctcctccgggAAGGAAAGCTCTGCATTCAATGTCCAAGTAAGTCGACTTAAATGCTGTCTCTCGTCCATAGACATGCATTTCAACTTATTCACGCATTTGTGCAAAATCCTTGTGTTCTGCTCAGATGTGTGTCTCTATGGACAGAGTGCTGTTTTGTCGCCAGTAGACCGGCGTCCATTTGTTTGCGCTTTCACTGGAGGCCAGCGTCTCGTCCAGCGCATGCGAGGCGACTTGGTCGAAGGGTCTCAAATCGCCGCGTCCGCCTCCCGAAGAGCTCTCCCCCTTCCCGGTCTGtgtcgggtgtacagacagcctGTGGAATGtgtcgggtgtacagacagcctGTGGACTGTGTCGGGTGCCCCGTTTTCccgtttctgcagcttccgTCTACGGGCTACTTCAAGCTCTGCGTCGCGAATACTTTGACGTATGCCCAGACGGTGACTCTCAACTTCCATGTTGCTCCGACGGCTGTGGACGACGCGCGCGAGCAGCCAGACACTTCCAAGCGTCCGCCCGACGTCAATCAGCTGGTGATGAGCAGCCACACGGAGGAGCTGAAGAATCTCTCCGATAGAGTTCTCGACATGGTGAGAGTTGTTCTTCACAGGGCCGTTCATCTCTCCGGGAAGTCTGGACGAAGGCAGACACCGCACGTGGATGCACaccgcgaggagagaactcCGGGGTAGAAGCTGAACTCTGGAAGGGAGAGACCTCGACGCAGAACAAGGAAGGCCTGCTTTTtgaacagcagagaagatTTGGGCTGTCGAGGGGAGgctctggagagaggcg
Protein-coding regions in this window:
- a CDS encoding hypothetical protein (encoded by transcript TGME49_237240) — encoded protein: MTVLDKDEVFRRAVAAVLAQWTILNLAVEHSWGGRGPQRRRQDLYEWIVNTFSTSRVNSTWLAGELSLKLEGMFHVIAEDESDVEVAELLVALHASTRRGDFSLAKEILERHQSCAAAASVDGSRHRQPGALGEDVEGNAGHMSDSSSDQECDMEEDLAGLMANASMTPIGCDGPPATRTRSRTAAREAENARKGEPGEDEWIQVSRGNRRPRG
- a CDS encoding hypothetical protein (encoded by transcript TGME49_237250~Signal peptide predicted by SignalP 2.0 HMM (probability 0.998) with cleavage site probability 0.948 at residue 53) → MHAKMAPGRTTGSSGFWSHLRRAAVEKPAAGKSASFLCVVLFLCVFLPHSTEAVLFEVPGSGRECFFVPINAPRMNINGRYESFRGSDRVRVSVEGPVVPPDPDHPKPQIKSQVLFSSGKESSAFNVQLPSTGYFKLCVANTLTYAQTVTLNFHVAPTAVDDAREQPDTSKRPPDVNQLVMSSHTEELKNLSDRVLDMANGLFEQQSNSLARMSVHEQLGTSTRNRASLWKVVQMCSQIVLSLVHIYAVRSHFEVKTIV